The Methanobacterium alcaliphilum region ATCCATAACTTGAGGGTCTTCCTGATTTAAAATCGCGCATCCTTTATCTAAAGCTTTTATGGCACCTGAAATTTCCTTAAAAGCCTCTTCAATGGAATTAACAAGACCAATATGGTCCATAGCAACATTAGTTATAACCACGACTTCTGGTTGAATTGCCCGAGTCATAAGTAGTGCGTGATCATGCATTACCTTATCAAACCAGCCCTGAACTTCAGAAACTTCAATTACCACGTAATCTAATTGGGAATTGTATCCATTTATATCTTGACAATAATCACCAAGTTTTTTAGCTACCATAGGATCTATTAATGTATTGAATTCAGATTTAGAGTCTGTATTGGTGAATACATTAAAGCCACCTTCTTTTAAAATATTATAAATAATATGAGTAGTAGTAGACTTCCCATTGGTACCCGTTACAACCAATCTTACTGAATCTCTGGCAAATTCATTAATAGTCCATTTTAAAGCAAAAGCATTGGCCAATTCTATTTTATCAACAATTATTAAGCTAAGATTAAGTTCTTCTGCTATTTTTTGAGCAGTTCCCCGGGGATCTTGAGTTATAAAACAAGAAACATTTTTCTCAGAGGCAATTTTTATTCCAGTTTCATCCACCCAATGGCGAATAACCACATCCCCTTCTTTAGCATCGCTTAAAAGATTAAAAAATCCATTTATAGGCTTATTATTACCAATGAGTTTTCCTTTTATTTGCTGTGAAAGTGTTAAAACATCCAATTTTGTCATTCGAGTCACTACATCTTTACTTTTTAAAAAAAGGGAATTATGAATAAATAGTTACAATAATTGCGACAGCACACACTAATACCGTTAATGACCAGTATAAAAGGACAATTTTGCCTTCAGATAAACCACGATAATGTAAAGTATGGTGTAACGGTTCAACTGGAAGTTTAATAATTTTAGCACGGTGCATGAGACTAATTACAACTGAAAGGATAGGAACAGTGATGGAAACAACAGCAAAAGGGACAATGTCTCCCAACATAGCTGCAGCAGCAAAACCCCCACCTAAAGCAAATGCCCCAGTATCCCCCATAAATATAGATGCAGGGATTCGATTATACAATAAAAATCCAAAACAAAGCCCTGCCAGAACAAAGAAAGTTATTGCTACATCGCCTTTGCCTACTATTAAAGAAAATATTGCGCATGATAATGAAGCTATACCCATTATCCCTGCTGCCAACCCATCCATACCATCTATAAGATTAACTGCATTTATTGCCCCGACTACACCCAAGATGGCTATAGGAAAAACTAATAAACCTAAATTCATTCCAAAAAGAGTGAAGCTTATCGCTCCGGAGGCAATTAAAAATATTCCAATCAATATCTGGGAGAATATCTTTTCACTTTCTTTTATCTCACTTTTAATAGGGATTTCTCTTATGAGCTCAACTTTATTGGAATCAAATAGTGATTGAACTTCCATTTTAGCTTTGGGGGTTGCTACTCTTACTTCATCTCCAGGTTTAAGTAGTAATCTACCCAGTTGCACTGACTCTGTGCTGATATTTTTTACGACCTTTTGGATTTCCTTTACTTTTAATCCAATAAGGTCATCTAAAAGCCCTATAATACCTGAAACAATCATTAACCCCACAGTTAAAACCAAAATAGGAATATCATGATAAACATTGAGGACAAATAAAGCACTTATAATAATAGCTAAGCCCCCCATTATAGGGGTTCCTTTTTTATGGCTGTGCTCTGAAACAATAGGTTTATCTGTAATATCTGCCATTTTCATTACTCTGCGTATAAATGGTGTGAAAAATGCGGTTAATATAAACGCGATTATTAAAGGGATTAAAACGGCCCATAATTTGTTTTCAATTATCAAATAATCACTACTCCACTATTTTTAATTTTTTTGCAATTTCTATAGTTTCATCAGAATTTTTTGCTCTTATTGTAATCCTTTGAGCTTTTTCATGCCCATGAAGTATCCAGGGCCTATTTTTGCTAAATAAATGATTATTAGTAATATCTTTTTTGCCTTTGGAGAAAATTTCGTTCATCTCCTTTTTTCTGTGAAGGGGTAATGGCATTTCAAATGCAGAATATTTTTTCATGTTATCTTCAACTATTTTTTTATCCCAGTGCCCAGTGCCCATATCCACCAGTTGTTGTAATGGATTTATTCCACTGGATGTTAATGTTAAATAACGTGTCCCACTTGGCCGGGTATTCATTTCAATAACATTTAATTCATTAGTTTCTGGATCAAAGATGAATTCAACTTCTATGGTTCCACTGGC contains the following coding sequences:
- a CDS encoding Mur ligase family protein, which produces MDVLTLSQQIKGKLIGNNKPINGFFNLLSDAKEGDVVIRHWVDETGIKIASEKNVSCFITQDPRGTAQKIAEELNLSLIIVDKIELANAFALKWTINEFARDSVRLVVTGTNGKSTTTHIIYNILKEGGFNVFTNTDSKSEFNTLIDPMVAKKLGDYCQDINGYNSQLDYVVIEVSEVQGWFDKVMHDHALLMTRAIQPEVVVITNVAMDHIGLVNSIEEAFKEISGAIKALDKGCAILNQEDPQVMDMQQFLSQDSEIFTYGNNSKLQYKDHGIFYKDNLFLERSRLPFTSSHFIQNTLAAISACIYLEIPMDIIKRGVYNYKPLKRRFSILNTSPTIIDDFAHNPEGIKATIKSTAEITSGKLWIVCAIRGSRGDEINLINSKALVEAINEIHNLEINLIITNSAEAVDQNNTVKNHENRIFVNALENSKVNYSFYKRLDDSLRQVLLLADENDTILLIGAQGMDTAEKILNRFLLKK
- a CDS encoding glycosyltransferase family 4 protein, with protein sequence MIIENKLWAVLIPLIIAFILTAFFTPFIRRVMKMADITDKPIVSEHSHKKGTPIMGGLAIIISALFVLNVYHDIPILVLTVGLMIVSGIIGLLDDLIGLKVKEIQKVVKNISTESVQLGRLLLKPGDEVRVATPKAKMEVQSLFDSNKVELIREIPIKSEIKESEKIFSQILIGIFLIASGAISFTLFGMNLGLLVFPIAILGVVGAINAVNLIDGMDGLAAGIMGIASLSCAIFSLIVGKGDVAITFFVLAGLCFGFLLYNRIPASIFMGDTGAFALGGGFAAAAMLGDIVPFAVVSITVPILSVVISLMHRAKIIKLPVEPLHHTLHYRGLSEGKIVLLYWSLTVLVCAVAIIVTIYS